Proteins co-encoded in one Streptococcus parauberis NCFD 2020 genomic window:
- a CDS encoding ABC transporter ATP-binding protein produces the protein MIQYVIEMKDITKKFGEFIANDHINLQVEKGEIHALLGENGAGKSTLMNMLAGLLEPTEGEIIINGQVVDIDSPSKSSKLGIGMVHQHFMLVEAFTVAENIILGNETVKNGVLDLKQASKDIKELSEKYGLSVNPDAKVADISIGAQQRVEILKTLYRGADILIFDEPTAVLTPSEIKELMSIMKNLVKEGKSIVLITHKLDEIRAVADKVTVIRRGKSIETVPVAGVSSKELAEMMVGRSVSFITEKDPSQPKDVILSIKDLVVDENRGVPAVKSLSLDVRAGEIVGIAGIDGNGQSELIQAITGLRKTKSGRITIKNKDVTHMSSRQITELSVGHVPEDRHRDGLVLDLSLAENTALQTYYKEPLSKNGILNYNKINEYARKLMKEFDVRGASELVPAKGFSGGNQQKAIIAREVDRDPDLLIVSQPTRGLDVGAIEYIHKRLIKERDKGKAVLVVSFELDEILNVSDRIAVIHDGKIQGIVSPENTNKQELGILMAGGSIDKEEENV, from the coding sequence ATGATTCAATATGTCATTGAAATGAAAGACATTACAAAAAAATTTGGTGAGTTTATTGCAAATGATCATATTAATTTGCAAGTTGAAAAAGGTGAAATTCATGCCCTTTTAGGAGAAAATGGAGCTGGCAAATCAACATTAATGAATATGTTAGCTGGTTTATTAGAACCTACTGAAGGTGAAATTATCATTAATGGGCAGGTAGTTGATATTGATTCGCCATCAAAATCTTCTAAACTAGGAATTGGAATGGTTCACCAACATTTCATGTTGGTAGAGGCTTTTACTGTAGCTGAAAACATAATTTTAGGAAATGAAACAGTCAAAAATGGCGTTTTGGACCTAAAACAAGCAAGTAAAGATATCAAAGAATTATCAGAAAAATATGGTCTATCTGTAAATCCAGATGCAAAAGTTGCTGATATCTCTATTGGAGCACAACAACGTGTTGAAATCTTGAAAACATTATATCGTGGTGCGGATATTCTTATCTTTGATGAACCAACAGCAGTATTAACTCCATCAGAGATTAAAGAATTAATGTCTATCATGAAAAATTTGGTCAAAGAAGGTAAATCAATTGTATTGATTACTCATAAACTAGATGAAATTCGTGCTGTAGCAGATAAAGTTACAGTTATTAGACGTGGTAAGAGTATCGAAACAGTTCCAGTAGCAGGGGTTAGTTCAAAAGAACTTGCTGAAATGATGGTGGGTCGCTCAGTATCATTTATTACAGAGAAAGATCCATCACAACCTAAAGATGTCATCTTATCTATTAAAGATTTGGTTGTAGATGAAAATCGAGGTGTTCCTGCAGTTAAAAGTCTTTCACTTGATGTTCGTGCTGGTGAAATCGTTGGTATTGCTGGTATTGATGGTAATGGACAAAGTGAGCTTATTCAAGCTATTACTGGCTTAAGAAAAACAAAATCTGGTAGAATTACAATAAAAAATAAAGATGTTACGCATATGTCTTCTCGTCAAATTACTGAATTATCAGTTGGTCATGTTCCTGAAGATCGTCATAGAGATGGACTAGTTTTAGATCTTTCCTTGGCAGAAAATACTGCTTTACAAACTTATTACAAAGAACCATTAAGTAAAAATGGTATTCTAAACTACAACAAAATTAATGAATATGCTCGTAAATTGATGAAAGAGTTCGACGTTCGAGGCGCAAGTGAATTAGTACCTGCAAAAGGATTCTCTGGAGGAAACCAACAAAAAGCAATTATAGCTAGAGAAGTTGACCGTGATCCGGATTTACTGATTGTTAGCCAACCGACTCGTGGGCTAGATGTTGGTGCAATTGAGTATATTCACAAACGTCTAATTAAAGAACGTGACAAAGGGAAAGCAGTCTTAGTTGTAAGTTTTGAATTAGATGAAATATTAAATGTATCAGATAGAATAGCAGTAATTCATGATGGTAAAATTCAAGGTATTGTAAGTCCTGAAAACACTAATAAGCAAGAATTAGGTATCTTGATGGCCGGTGGTTCGATTGATAAGGAGGAAGAAAATGTCTAA
- a CDS encoding cytidine deaminase produces MVAINLVQLAIDASKHAYVPYSHFPIGAALLTKEGHAFSGCNIENASFGLTNCGERTAIFKAVSEGYQELSEIVIYGQTKDPVSPCGACRQVMAEFFPSTAKVTLIAKDGRTQEMTVGDLLPYSFTDLK; encoded by the coding sequence ATGGTGGCTATTAATTTAGTTCAATTAGCAATTGATGCAAGTAAACATGCTTATGTTCCATATTCTCATTTTCCTATTGGTGCCGCATTACTTACAAAAGAAGGACATGCATTTTCAGGCTGTAATATTGAAAATGCTAGTTTTGGTTTGACAAATTGCGGAGAGAGAACAGCTATTTTTAAAGCAGTCTCTGAAGGCTATCAAGAATTGTCAGAAATTGTCATTTATGGTCAGACCAAAGATCCGGTTTCTCCATGTGGAGCATGCCGTCAAGTCATGGCGGAGTTCTTCCCATCTACAGCAAAAGTAACTTTAATTGCAAAAGATGGCAGAACCCAGGAAATGACAGTAGGTGACTTACTACCCTATTCTTTTACAGATTTAAAATAA
- a CDS encoding sensor histidine kinase, producing MNKIKLFFKSGSFDHFFHFFTVFTSIFVIMTFIILQIMRFGVYSTVDNSLNLVAKHSTLYADKAMEQISLFNFDNQNFNEATSRYKSSLITDPVGNTDIILYSADGTILNPFDAFSNLNYFKLNPHQLNKIVTQKKTNFYGHDEKFHTVTIKVQSNNYPAVSYLSAVANVDQLDRANERYENIIILVMSIFWLISIFASIYLAYWSRKPIVESFEKQKSFVENASHELRTPLAVLQNRLESLFRKPNETILENSEAIASSLEEVRNMRILTTNLLNLARRDDGIDVKKEEIGASFFDPIFENYKLIAEENGIKFQSFNEVSYKFVTDKALLKQLITILFDNAVKYTAENGNIVILVKTTEKSLLLRVSDNGIGISNSDKERIFDRFYRVDKARTRQIGGFGLGLALAKQIVVTLKGDITVKDNFPQGTIFQVKL from the coding sequence ATGAATAAGATAAAATTATTTTTTAAGTCAGGGAGCTTTGATCATTTCTTTCATTTCTTCACTGTTTTTACAAGTATTTTTGTTATTATGACTTTTATCATATTACAAATTATGCGCTTTGGTGTCTATTCAACAGTTGATAATAGTTTGAATCTTGTTGCAAAACACTCTACTCTTTATGCTGATAAAGCGATGGAACAGATTTCACTCTTTAATTTTGATAATCAGAATTTTAATGAAGCGACGAGTCGCTATAAGTCATCTTTGATTACTGATCCTGTTGGTAATACTGACATTATCTTATATAGTGCTGATGGAACAATTTTAAATCCCTTTGATGCTTTTTCAAACTTAAATTATTTTAAATTAAATCCACATCAACTTAATAAGATAGTTACCCAAAAAAAAACAAATTTTTACGGACATGATGAAAAGTTTCATACTGTCACCATTAAAGTTCAATCAAATAATTATCCTGCCGTTTCTTATCTCAGTGCGGTGGCAAATGTTGACCAACTTGATCGGGCTAATGAGCGGTATGAGAATATTATTATATTGGTTATGAGTATCTTTTGGTTAATTTCCATTTTTGCAAGTATCTATTTAGCTTATTGGAGTCGAAAACCTATTGTTGAGAGTTTTGAAAAGCAGAAGTCATTTGTTGAAAATGCTAGTCATGAATTAAGGACGCCTTTGGCTGTGTTACAAAATCGCTTAGAATCTTTGTTTAGGAAGCCAAACGAGACTATCTTAGAGAATAGCGAAGCCATTGCTTCAAGTCTTGAAGAAGTAAGAAACATGCGTATTTTGACGACTAATCTCCTAAATTTAGCTAGACGAGATGATGGGATTGATGTAAAGAAAGAAGAAATTGGCGCTTCATTCTTTGATCCTATTTTTGAAAATTATAAGCTAATTGCGGAAGAAAATGGGATAAAATTTCAATCATTTAACGAAGTTTCCTATAAATTTGTCACTGATAAAGCTTTGTTAAAACAATTAATAACCATCTTATTTGATAATGCTGTGAAATATACAGCTGAAAATGGGAATATTGTAATCCTCGTTAAAACGACTGAGAAATCACTCTTACTTCGTGTTAGTGATAATGGCATAGGAATTTCTAATTCAGATAAAGAGAGAATTTTTGATCGCTTTTATCGGGTTGATAAAGCTAGGACGCGTCAAATTGGTGGATTCGGTCTAGGCCTAGCATTAGCTAAACAGATTGTGGTCACTTTAAAAGGTGATATTACAGTCAAAGATAATTTTCCTCAAGGAACTATTTTTCAGGTCAAATTATAA
- a CDS encoding BMP family lipoprotein, whose product MNKKIIGLGLTSVALLSLAACGNRGASKSDSKDAKTDLKAAIVTDTGGVDDKSFNQSAWEGLEAWGKENGLKKGAGFDYFQSNSESEYATNLDTAVSNGYKVVYGIGFALKDAIAKAAGDNTDVNFVIIDDVIEGKDNVASVTFADNEAAYLAGIAAAKTTKKKVVGFVGGMKGTVITRFEKGFEAGVKSVDDSIKVKVDYAGSFGDASKGKVIAAAQYAGGADVIYQAAGGTGAGVFNEAKSINEKRSEDEKVWVVGVDRDQEAEGKYTTNDKKESNFVLASSIKQVGKSVELINKLVADKKFPGGKTTVYGLKDGGVDLATTNLNDDAIKAVKEAKEKIISGDIKVPEK is encoded by the coding sequence ATGAACAAGAAAATTATTGGTCTTGGTTTAACTTCAGTAGCATTGTTAAGTTTAGCTGCTTGTGGTAATCGTGGTGCTTCAAAATCTGATAGTAAAGATGCTAAAACTGATTTGAAAGCAGCGATTGTAACTGATACTGGTGGTGTTGATGATAAATCATTCAACCAATCAGCTTGGGAAGGTTTGGAAGCTTGGGGTAAAGAAAATGGCCTAAAAAAAGGTGCTGGTTTTGATTACTTCCAATCTAACAGTGAATCTGAATATGCTACTAACCTTGATACTGCAGTATCAAATGGTTATAAAGTTGTTTATGGTATCGGTTTTGCTCTAAAAGACGCAATTGCCAAAGCAGCTGGTGATAATACTGATGTAAACTTTGTAATTATTGACGATGTAATCGAAGGTAAAGACAATGTTGCAAGCGTAACTTTCGCTGATAATGAAGCTGCATATCTTGCTGGTATTGCTGCTGCTAAAACTACAAAAAAGAAAGTTGTTGGTTTTGTAGGTGGTATGAAAGGTACAGTTATCACTCGTTTTGAAAAAGGTTTTGAAGCTGGTGTTAAATCAGTTGACGACTCAATCAAAGTTAAAGTTGACTATGCTGGATCATTTGGTGATGCCTCTAAAGGGAAAGTAATTGCAGCTGCCCAATATGCTGGTGGTGCTGATGTAATTTATCAAGCTGCTGGTGGTACTGGTGCTGGTGTCTTTAACGAAGCTAAGAGTATCAATGAAAAACGCTCTGAAGATGAAAAAGTTTGGGTTGTCGGTGTTGACCGTGACCAAGAAGCTGAAGGTAAATACACAACTAACGATAAAAAAGAATCTAACTTTGTATTAGCTTCATCTATTAAACAAGTTGGTAAATCAGTTGAATTAATTAACAAACTTGTTGCTGATAAGAAATTCCCTGGTGGAAAAACAACTGTTTATGGTTTGAAAGATGGTGGTGTTGACCTTGCTACTACAAACTTAAACGACGATGCTATAAAAGCAGTTAAAGAAGCAAAAGAAAAAATTATTTCTGGTGACATCAAAGTTCCTGAAAAATAA
- a CDS encoding ABC transporter permease, whose translation MSIVTILSLLMSSMLIYATPLIFTSIGGTFSERSGVVNVGLEGIMVIGAFTGIIFNLEFAKVFGAATPWISILVAGIAGLIFSLIHAVATINFRADHIVSGTVLNLLAPSLAVFLVKAFYGKGQTDNIQTSFGKFDFPILSQIPVIGDIFFKNTTLIGYTAVVFSFVAWYVLYKTRFGLRLRSVGEHPQAADTLGINVYLMKYYGVMISGFLGGIGGAVYAQSISVNFAVTTILGPGFISLAAMIFGKWNPIGAMLSSLFFGLSQSLAVIGSQLPFLESIPPVYLEIAPYVFTIFILAAFFGQAVAPKADGVNYIKSK comes from the coding sequence ATGAGTATAGTTACAATTTTATCCTTATTAATGTCCTCAATGCTTATTTATGCAACTCCTTTAATTTTCACTAGTATTGGTGGGACCTTCTCTGAAAGATCTGGTGTCGTTAACGTTGGTCTTGAAGGGATTATGGTTATTGGTGCTTTTACTGGTATCATTTTCAACCTCGAGTTTGCTAAGGTGTTTGGAGCAGCAACACCATGGATTTCAATCTTAGTTGCTGGGATTGCAGGTTTAATTTTCTCACTTATCCATGCTGTAGCAACAATTAACTTTAGAGCAGATCATATTGTTAGTGGTACTGTTTTAAATTTACTAGCTCCTTCATTAGCAGTTTTCCTTGTGAAAGCATTTTATGGCAAAGGACAAACTGATAATATTCAAACTTCTTTTGGTAAATTTGATTTTCCAATATTATCACAAATTCCAGTGATTGGTGATATTTTCTTTAAAAATACTACATTAATTGGATACACTGCAGTAGTATTTTCATTTGTAGCTTGGTATGTCTTGTATAAAACAAGATTTGGTCTACGCCTTCGTTCAGTTGGTGAACACCCTCAAGCAGCTGATACTTTAGGTATTAATGTTTATTTGATGAAATATTATGGTGTAATGATTTCTGGTTTTCTTGGCGGAATCGGAGGAGCAGTTTATGCTCAATCTATTTCAGTAAACTTTGCTGTTACGACAATTTTAGGTCCTGGATTTATTTCTCTAGCAGCAATGATTTTTGGTAAGTGGAATCCAATTGGAGCAATGCTTTCTAGTTTATTCTTTGGTTTATCTCAAAGTTTGGCAGTTATTGGAAGTCAGCTTCCATTCCTAGAATCAATTCCACCAGTATACTTGGAAATTGCCCCTTATGTTTTCACAATATTTATCCTAGCAGCTTTCTTTGGTCAAGCTGTTGCGCCAAAAGCTGATGGTGTTAATTATATTAAATCAAAATAA
- a CDS encoding pyrimidine-nucleoside phosphorylase, which yields MRTVDLIQKKRDGKELSTQEIEWLISGYADGSVPDYQMAAFAMAVYFKGMSTRETRDLTMSMVKTGDQIDLSAINGIKTDKHSTGGVGDKVTLILAPLVASFGVPVAKMSGRGLGHTGGTLDKLEAIKGYQIDRSQDEFIKQVQEIGVSVIGQSDRLVKADKLLYALRDVTATVDIIPLIASSVMSKKIAAGADSILLDVTVGDGAFMKTIEDAEKLSRLMVDLGKEVGRKTIAVITNMSQPLGQAIGNRLEVLEAIDIMRGKGRDDITHFICELAQLMLELAGVEKSLEEIKDQLVNGKALKKFEEMISYQGGDLEDLYRPSNSPVKTEILAKEEGYISELPALEFGLIAMRLGAGRAVKTDPLDYESGIVFEKKVGDYITIGQVIATVYSCEDLDQNVLTDFEKNVKISKEHFDTKEIIEIIS from the coding sequence ATGAGAACAGTTGATTTAATTCAAAAAAAACGTGATGGTAAAGAGTTATCGACTCAAGAAATTGAGTGGTTAATTTCAGGATATGCTGATGGCAGTGTTCCTGATTATCAAATGGCTGCCTTTGCAATGGCAGTTTACTTTAAAGGAATGTCTACTCGTGAAACTCGTGACTTAACAATGAGTATGGTTAAGACCGGAGATCAGATTGATTTGTCTGCTATTAACGGGATAAAAACTGATAAACACTCAACAGGTGGTGTAGGGGATAAAGTTACCCTAATTTTAGCTCCATTAGTTGCAAGTTTTGGGGTACCCGTTGCAAAAATGAGTGGACGAGGTCTTGGTCACACTGGAGGTACACTTGATAAGCTTGAAGCTATTAAAGGTTATCAAATTGACCGAAGTCAAGATGAATTTATTAAACAAGTTCAAGAAATTGGTGTTTCTGTCATTGGACAGTCCGATCGGTTAGTAAAAGCAGATAAATTACTTTATGCTTTACGTGATGTAACAGCAACAGTTGACATTATTCCCCTTATCGCAAGTTCAGTAATGAGTAAAAAAATTGCAGCTGGAGCAGACAGCATCCTGCTAGATGTAACAGTTGGTGATGGGGCCTTTATGAAAACCATTGAGGATGCAGAAAAGCTATCGCGCCTTATGGTTGATTTAGGAAAAGAAGTTGGTCGCAAAACTATTGCTGTTATTACTAACATGAGTCAACCCCTAGGACAAGCAATCGGAAATCGTTTAGAAGTTCTGGAAGCAATTGACATCATGCGAGGAAAAGGTCGCGACGATATCACTCATTTTATCTGTGAATTAGCACAATTGATGTTAGAATTAGCTGGAGTGGAGAAAAGTCTCGAAGAGATTAAAGACCAATTAGTTAATGGAAAAGCACTAAAAAAATTCGAAGAGATGATTTCTTATCAAGGTGGGGATTTAGAAGATTTATATCGTCCTTCTAATTCACCTGTTAAAACAGAAATTTTAGCAAAAGAGGAAGGCTATATTTCTGAATTGCCAGCTTTGGAATTTGGATTAATTGCTATGAGATTAGGTGCAGGTCGTGCAGTAAAGACAGACCCATTAGATTATGAAAGTGGAATTGTCTTTGAGAAAAAAGTTGGCGATTACATTACTATTGGACAAGTCATCGCAACGGTTTATTCTTGTGAAGATTTAGATCAAAATGTGCTTACAGATTTCGAAAAAAATGTTAAAATAAGTAAGGAACACTTTGATACAAAAGAGATTATTGAAATCATATCCTAA
- a CDS encoding ABC transporter permease yields MSKKAQQIAVPVISVLLGFILGAIIMFIFGYDPIWGYEGLFQVAFGSVKNIGEIMRAMGPLILIALGFTVASRAGFFNIGLSGQALAGWISSTWFALAHPEMSRPLLILFTVLIGMIAGGIAGAIPGILRAFLGTSEVIVTIMMNYIILYIGNAVIQNGFAKSMKQSIDSSIQVSKNASYQSQWLSDLTNHSRVNIGIFFAIIAIVLIWFLLNKTTLGFEIRSVGLNTHASEYAGMSSKRTIILSMIISGALAGLGGVVEGLGTFGNVFVQSSSLAVGFDGMAVSLLAANNPIGIFFSSFLFGVLNVGAPGMNIAGIPPELVKIVTASIIFFVGTHYLIERYMIRTKKITVKGGK; encoded by the coding sequence ATGTCTAAAAAGGCACAACAAATTGCAGTACCAGTCATATCCGTATTATTGGGATTTATACTGGGTGCAATTATTATGTTTATTTTTGGCTATGATCCAATCTGGGGATATGAAGGATTATTCCAAGTCGCCTTTGGTAGTGTTAAAAATATTGGTGAAATCATGAGAGCAATGGGTCCACTAATTCTAATTGCGCTTGGCTTTACAGTTGCAAGTCGCGCTGGATTCTTTAATATTGGTCTTTCTGGTCAAGCTTTAGCTGGTTGGATTTCATCAACTTGGTTTGCATTAGCACATCCTGAAATGTCTCGCCCTTTATTAATTCTTTTCACCGTTTTAATTGGTATGATTGCAGGTGGAATTGCGGGGGCAATTCCTGGTATTTTAAGAGCCTTCTTAGGTACTAGTGAAGTTATTGTAACTATCATGATGAACTACATTATTTTATACATCGGCAACGCTGTTATTCAAAATGGTTTTGCCAAAAGTATGAAACAAAGTATTGACTCTTCTATTCAAGTTAGTAAAAATGCTAGTTACCAATCCCAATGGTTATCAGATTTAACTAATCATTCCCGAGTTAATATTGGAATTTTCTTTGCAATCATTGCTATAGTATTAATTTGGTTCTTACTCAATAAAACGACCTTAGGATTTGAAATTCGTTCAGTTGGTTTAAATACACATGCTAGTGAGTATGCAGGTATGTCTTCAAAACGTACAATCATTCTTTCAATGATTATTTCAGGTGCTTTAGCTGGACTTGGAGGAGTCGTAGAAGGTCTTGGTACATTTGGCAATGTCTTTGTTCAATCTAGCTCTTTAGCAGTTGGTTTTGATGGGATGGCAGTTAGTTTATTAGCGGCAAATAATCCAATTGGAATATTCTTCTCATCATTCTTATTTGGTGTCCTAAATGTTGGAGCACCTGGTATGAACATTGCTGGTATTCCACCAGAACTTGTGAAAATTGTTACAGCCTCAATTATCTTCTTCGTTGGAACGCATTACCTGATTGAACGTTATATGATTAGAACGAAAAAAATAACAGTGAAAGGGGGTAAATAA
- the rpsT gene encoding 30S ribosomal protein S20 encodes MANIKSAIKRAELNVKSNEKNSAQKSAMRTAIKVYEANPTEELYRAATSSIDKAASKGLIHTNKASRDKARLAAKLG; translated from the coding sequence TTGGCAAATATTAAATCAGCTATTAAACGCGCTGAACTTAACGTTAAATCAAACGAAAAAAATTCAGCACAAAAATCAGCTATGCGTACTGCTATCAAAGTATATGAAGCTAACCCAACTGAAGAACTTTACCGCGCTGCTACTTCAAGCATCGATAAAGCTGCATCAAAAGGTTTGATTCATACTAATAAAGCAAGCCGCGATAAAGCACGTCTTGCTGCAAAACTTGGCTAA
- the deoC gene encoding deoxyribose-phosphate aldolase, protein MKINKYIDHTLLKADSVKGQIDQLLEEAKEFDFASVCINPSWVSYCAKELEDTDVKVCTVVGFPLGATTAETKAFETKNAIANGADEIDMVINIGLLKQGDFQAVEDDIHAVVEASGDKLVKVIIETCLLTDEEKVKACQLSVAAGADFVKTSTGFSTAGANISDVKLMRQTVGPDIGVKAAGGARSLEDAAAFIDAGATRIGTSSGVKIVRGEIANGGY, encoded by the coding sequence GTGAAAATTAATAAATATATTGATCATACTTTGCTAAAAGCTGACTCAGTTAAAGGTCAAATTGATCAATTATTAGAAGAAGCTAAGGAATTTGACTTTGCAAGTGTCTGTATAAATCCTTCATGGGTTTCATACTGTGCTAAAGAACTAGAAGACACAGATGTTAAAGTTTGTACTGTAGTTGGATTTCCATTAGGTGCAACAACTGCTGAAACAAAAGCCTTTGAAACAAAAAATGCCATTGCAAACGGTGCAGATGAAATTGATATGGTCATTAATATTGGTTTATTAAAACAAGGCGATTTCCAAGCTGTTGAAGATGATATTCATGCAGTTGTTGAAGCAAGTGGTGATAAATTAGTTAAAGTTATTATTGAAACATGTTTATTAACTGATGAAGAAAAAGTTAAAGCTTGCCAACTTTCAGTTGCTGCTGGTGCTGATTTTGTTAAAACATCTACGGGATTTTCAACAGCAGGTGCCAATATTTCAGATGTTAAACTAATGCGTCAAACAGTGGGACCTGATATTGGTGTTAAAGCTGCTGGGGGAGCTCGTTCTTTAGAGGATGCCGCAGCATTTATCGACGCTGGTGCAACAAGAATTGGTACTTCATCTGGTGTGAAAATTGTACGTGGGGAAATTGCTAATGGTGGCTATTAA
- the coaA gene encoding type I pantothenate kinase → MTKDYTNFDRISRKSWKELHQKVKPLLTEDELETITSLNDNINIKDVTEVYLPLLNLIKIYKINQENLSFTKGIFLKKEIGFRPFIIGISGSVAVGKSTTSRLLQLLLSRTFRSSKVEMVTTDGFLHPNAYLTKHNILNRKGFPESYDMELLLEFLDKMKTGEDAEIPMYSHEIYDIIPDKRQVIKNPDFLIVEGINVFQNPKNNHIYMSDYFDFSIYIDADSNHIEDWYIERFERILDLAKDDATSFYSKYAKMPRDEAITFAKDVWKTINLENLKKFIEPTRTRAELILHKAKDHKIDEIFVKR, encoded by the coding sequence ATGACAAAAGATTATACAAACTTTGATAGAATATCTAGAAAATCATGGAAAGAGTTACATCAAAAAGTTAAACCTCTATTAACTGAAGATGAGCTAGAAACAATTACCAGTTTGAATGATAATATTAATATCAAAGATGTAACGGAAGTTTATCTTCCACTACTCAATTTAATTAAAATCTATAAAATCAATCAAGAGAATCTTTCATTTACTAAAGGAATTTTTCTAAAAAAAGAAATTGGCTTCCGTCCATTCATTATTGGCATCTCAGGTTCAGTAGCTGTAGGTAAATCAACAACCAGCCGTCTATTACAGCTTTTATTGTCACGTACCTTTAGATCGAGCAAAGTTGAAATGGTTACGACAGATGGATTTTTACATCCGAATGCTTATCTCACGAAACATAATATTCTCAATCGTAAAGGTTTTCCTGAATCATATGACATGGAATTGCTTTTAGAATTCCTAGATAAAATGAAGACTGGTGAAGATGCTGAAATCCCGATGTATTCACATGAAATCTATGACATTATTCCAGACAAACGTCAAGTCATTAAAAATCCAGATTTCTTAATTGTCGAAGGTATTAATGTTTTTCAAAATCCAAAAAACAATCATATTTATATGAGTGACTATTTTGATTTTTCAATTTACATCGATGCAGATTCTAATCATATCGAAGACTGGTATATTGAACGCTTTGAACGTATTCTAGATCTGGCTAAAGATGACGCTACTAGTTTTTATTCTAAGTATGCAAAAATGCCTCGTGATGAAGCAATAACTTTTGCTAAAGATGTGTGGAAAACAATTAACTTAGAAAACTTAAAAAAGTTCATCGAACCAACTAGAACTAGGGCAGAGCTTATTTTACATAAAGCAAAAGACCATAAAATTGATGAAATTTTCGTCAAACGGTGA
- a CDS encoding class I SAM-dependent methyltransferase, with protein sequence MANMYYDENPDSQHDIHELRVSLLGATFTFLTDAGVFSKKMIDYGSQVLLSTLYFHPGDKVLDLGCGYGPLGISLAKVQKVDATMVDINNRAIDLSQKNAERNGVTATIKQSNIYGNVQGTFDHIISNPPIRAGKQVVHEIIEKSINFLNNGGDLTIVIQKKQGAPSAKDKMSSIFGNVEIIKKDKGYYILRSIKDENS encoded by the coding sequence ATGGCAAATATGTATTATGATGAAAACCCAGATAGTCAACATGACATTCATGAATTAAGAGTTTCCTTACTAGGAGCCACTTTTACATTTTTAACGGATGCTGGTGTTTTTTCAAAAAAAATGATTGACTATGGTAGTCAAGTATTATTGAGTACTTTATACTTCCATCCAGGAGATAAAGTCTTAGATCTCGGCTGTGGATACGGCCCGCTCGGAATTAGTTTAGCTAAAGTTCAAAAAGTCGATGCCACAATGGTTGATATCAACAACAGAGCTATCGATTTATCTCAAAAAAATGCTGAGAGAAACGGTGTTACAGCTACAATTAAACAGTCCAACATTTACGGTAATGTTCAAGGAACTTTTGATCACATTATTAGTAATCCACCAATCAGGGCTGGAAAACAAGTTGTCCATGAAATTATCGAAAAAAGTATAAATTTTTTAAATAATGGTGGGGATTTGACTATTGTGATTCAAAAAAAACAAGGTGCACCAAGTGCAAAGGATAAAATGTCTTCAATTTTTGGTAATGTTGAAATTATCAAAAAAGATAAAGGTTATTACATTCTTAGGAGTATAAAGGATGAGAACAGTTGA